From the genome of Rathayibacter sp. VKM Ac-2759, one region includes:
- a CDS encoding thioredoxin domain-containing protein encodes MTNGGANDRLSKNQRREAAREKARRLREQQKRRDKVSRIALQGGLAVVVIAIVAVVVFAVTSSIRPAGPGPANMASDGIVIGEGMVAQTSAAIPADGTPSPTALDTSTGTVDIRVYLDYLCPYCGQFEETNGEQIQEWVSSGAATVEIHPIAILTTRSNGTKYSERSANAAACVADTAPDSFFDFNALLFANQPEEGTDGLSDDQLKDYVSQAGVEDTAAIDTCIDDQSFVSWVRAATERATAGPLPGTEVAAVTGTPTVLVNGEAYSGSLTDPDAFSSFVLSAAADSYSSATPSATPAG; translated from the coding sequence ATGACCAACGGCGGAGCCAACGACCGTCTCTCGAAGAACCAGCGTCGAGAGGCCGCCAGGGAGAAGGCCCGGCGGCTCCGGGAGCAGCAGAAGCGCCGCGACAAGGTGAGCCGCATCGCGCTGCAGGGCGGTCTCGCCGTCGTGGTCATCGCGATCGTGGCCGTCGTGGTCTTCGCCGTCACCTCGAGCATCCGCCCCGCCGGCCCCGGCCCCGCGAACATGGCGAGCGACGGCATCGTGATCGGCGAGGGCATGGTCGCGCAGACGAGCGCGGCGATCCCGGCCGACGGCACTCCCAGCCCGACCGCCCTCGACACGTCGACCGGCACGGTCGACATCCGCGTCTACCTCGACTACCTCTGCCCCTACTGCGGCCAGTTCGAGGAGACCAACGGCGAGCAGATCCAGGAGTGGGTCTCGAGCGGGGCCGCCACGGTCGAGATCCACCCGATCGCGATCCTCACCACGCGCTCCAACGGCACCAAGTACTCGGAGCGCTCCGCGAACGCCGCGGCGTGCGTCGCCGACACCGCGCCCGACTCCTTCTTCGACTTCAACGCCCTGCTCTTCGCGAACCAGCCGGAGGAGGGGACCGACGGGCTCTCCGACGACCAGCTCAAGGACTACGTCTCGCAGGCGGGCGTCGAGGACACGGCCGCGATCGACACCTGCATCGACGACCAGTCGTTCGTGAGCTGGGTGCGCGCCGCCACCGAGCGCGCGACCGCCGGCCCGCTCCCGGGCACCGAGGTCGCCGCCGTCACCGGCACTCCGACCGTCCTCGTGAACGGCGAGGCGTACTCCGGGTCGCTGACCGACCCGGACGCCTTCAGCTCGTTCGTCCTCTCGGCCGCCGCGGACTCGTACTCGTCGGCCACGCCGAGCGCGACCCCCGCGGGCTGA
- the ispD gene encoding 2-C-methyl-D-erythritol 4-phosphate cytidylyltransferase translates to MQFEPGGTPLAPSAAVVIVAAGSGTRLGRERPKAYVECAGVTILERSLRTALTLSEPVQVVVVAPSELVEETVRLCAAAAGLAADSVTVAAGGATRQESVTRGLALLAPSIETVLVHDAARALTPVDQFERVIAAVRTTGGGVIPGLPVTDTIKRVDAAGTILDTVDRSELAAVQTPQGFPRALLDEAYAAARREFTDDAALLAAHGHPSVVVTGDALAFKITTPWDLARAEQLLATPAAVAVPLVGVGIDVHAFDETSPLWLAGLHWPGERGLSGHSDGDPVAHAICDALLSAAGLGDIGSRFGTDDPRFRDAHGEVFLRATRELVEAAGFTIGNVSVQLIGNRPKFSPRREEAQALLSALLAAPVSVAATTSDALGFTGRGEGVTAVATALVLPRRAAAV, encoded by the coding sequence ATGCAGTTCGAGCCCGGCGGGACGCCTCTGGCGCCGAGCGCCGCCGTCGTCATCGTCGCCGCGGGCAGCGGGACGCGCCTCGGGCGCGAGCGTCCGAAGGCCTACGTCGAGTGCGCCGGCGTGACCATCCTGGAGCGCAGCCTCCGCACGGCGCTGACGCTCTCCGAGCCGGTGCAGGTCGTCGTCGTCGCACCGTCCGAGCTGGTGGAGGAGACCGTCCGGCTCTGCGCCGCGGCAGCGGGCCTCGCCGCCGACTCCGTCACCGTCGCTGCCGGAGGCGCGACCCGGCAGGAGTCGGTGACTCGCGGTCTCGCGCTCCTCGCCCCGTCGATCGAGACGGTCCTCGTGCACGACGCGGCGCGGGCGCTCACTCCCGTCGACCAGTTCGAGCGCGTGATCGCGGCGGTCCGCACGACGGGCGGCGGGGTCATTCCCGGGCTCCCCGTGACCGACACCATCAAGCGCGTCGACGCGGCCGGGACGATCCTCGACACGGTCGACCGCTCGGAGCTCGCCGCGGTGCAGACCCCGCAGGGCTTCCCCCGCGCGCTGCTCGACGAGGCCTACGCCGCAGCCCGGCGCGAGTTCACCGACGACGCCGCGCTGCTCGCCGCGCACGGGCACCCCTCCGTCGTGGTCACCGGCGACGCCCTGGCCTTCAAGATCACCACCCCCTGGGATCTGGCTCGCGCGGAGCAGCTGCTCGCGACTCCTGCGGCGGTCGCCGTGCCGCTGGTCGGCGTCGGCATCGACGTGCACGCCTTCGACGAGACGTCGCCGCTCTGGCTCGCCGGCCTGCACTGGCCGGGGGAGCGCGGGCTCTCGGGGCACAGCGACGGCGACCCGGTCGCCCACGCGATCTGCGACGCCCTGCTCTCGGCGGCGGGGCTCGGAGACATCGGCTCCCGCTTCGGCACCGACGATCCGCGGTTCCGCGATGCGCACGGCGAGGTGTTCCTCCGTGCGACCCGCGAGCTCGTCGAGGCCGCCGGGTTCACGATCGGGAACGTGTCGGTCCAGCTGATCGGCAACCGCCCGAAGTTCTCCCCGCGGCGCGAGGAGGCGCAGGCGCTCCTCTCCGCTCTGCTCGCCGCTCCGGTGAGCGTGGCCGCCACGACGTCGGACGCGCTCGGCTTCACCGGACGCGGCGAGGGAGTCACCGCCGTCGCGACGGCGCTCGTCCTACCCCGCCGCGCAGCCGCCGTCTGA
- a CDS encoding ATP-binding protein, whose translation MDTGLYVVLALVLGLAIGVAMTVVVTLAARQGRIAADVAAVGLPEGIDAIIDAVGAPAFVTDPSHNVLKASTRAISLGLVSQDTLLHPDLVAIVDRVRRFGDDIEQDLELPTSPLSDAAVTLVVHATRLGSRFVLVLAEDHTEARRLEAVRRDFVANISHELKTPIGAVGLLAEALDSAADDPVQVRRFAHRLTQESHRLAKITREIIELSRLQSTDVAGTAEVVRVDDIVVAALETTHVMAESHDVTLVKGGMKKAYVAGQEKMLVSALHNLLSNAIQYSPPGSRVGVGVRSTGGVVEIAVTDQGIGIPEEDLDRVFERFYRVDQARSRHTGGTGLGLSIVKHAVQNHGGDVRVWSKPGRGSTFTIRLPEVDPARTPFASTAPIGDTA comes from the coding sequence GTGGATACGGGCTTGTACGTTGTTCTGGCGCTCGTCCTCGGGCTGGCCATCGGCGTCGCCATGACCGTCGTCGTCACGCTCGCCGCCCGTCAGGGCCGGATCGCCGCGGACGTCGCCGCGGTCGGGCTGCCGGAGGGGATCGACGCCATCATCGACGCCGTCGGCGCTCCCGCGTTCGTGACGGACCCCTCCCACAACGTGCTGAAGGCGTCGACGCGGGCGATCTCGCTCGGGCTCGTCTCGCAGGACACCCTGCTGCACCCCGACCTCGTCGCCATCGTCGACCGCGTCCGCCGCTTCGGCGACGACATCGAGCAGGACCTCGAACTGCCGACGAGTCCGCTCTCGGACGCGGCCGTCACCCTCGTGGTGCACGCCACCCGCCTCGGCTCCCGCTTCGTCCTCGTGCTCGCCGAGGACCACACCGAGGCGCGCCGGCTCGAAGCGGTGCGCCGCGACTTCGTGGCCAACATCTCCCACGAGCTGAAGACTCCGATCGGCGCGGTCGGGCTGCTCGCCGAGGCGCTCGACTCCGCCGCCGACGACCCGGTGCAGGTCCGCCGCTTCGCGCACCGTCTCACCCAGGAGTCGCACCGCCTCGCGAAGATCACCCGCGAGATCATCGAGCTCTCGCGCCTGCAGTCGACCGACGTCGCCGGCACCGCCGAGGTCGTCCGCGTCGACGACATCGTCGTTGCAGCGCTCGAGACGACGCACGTGATGGCCGAGTCGCACGACGTGACCCTGGTCAAGGGCGGCATGAAGAAGGCCTACGTCGCAGGCCAGGAGAAGATGCTCGTCTCGGCCCTGCACAACCTGCTCTCCAACGCGATCCAGTACTCGCCCCCCGGCTCCCGGGTCGGAGTGGGCGTCCGCTCGACCGGGGGAGTCGTCGAGATCGCCGTCACCGACCAGGGCATCGGCATCCCCGAGGAGGACCTCGACCGCGTCTTCGAACGGTTCTACCGCGTCGACCAGGCGCGCTCGCGCCACACCGGAGGCACCGGCCTCGGCCTCAGCATCGTCAAGCACGCGGTCCAGAACCACGGCGGAGACGTCCGCGTCTGGTCCAAGCCCGGCCGCGGCTCCACCTTCACCATCCGACTTCCCGAAGTAGACCCGGCCCGGACGCCCTTCGCGTCGACGGCACCGATAGGAGACACCGCGTGA
- a CDS encoding DUF4032 domain-containing protein produces MSGSLNITSATVDPALLDLPWNLRLNDWPDEYIAALPKGISRHTVRFAHLSGHVVAVKETTAEMARREYEMLKTLQRLDVPCVVPGAVITNRSDDEGGELPAVLVTRHLKFSLPYRALFSQTLRPDTATRLVDALALLLVRLHVIGFFWGDVSLSNTLFRRDAGAFAAYLVDAETGQLYTGGLSNGQRENDLEIARVNIAGELLDLEAGGRVDDDLDPITVSDGIVAAYRSLWKELTGVESFATSERWRINDRVNRLNDLGFDIEELAIKTDEAGSTVRIQPKVVDAGHHQRRLLRLTGLDAQENQARRLLNDLDSYTATYDKQGLDEEMVAHEWLAQVFEPVIRSIPRDLKGRLEPAEMFHQLLEHRWFMSQQQARDVPLAEAVTAYVNDILRHRRDEATIIAPPTEALTLPNLVIDEAGDAELTDEDADVDWTKNV; encoded by the coding sequence ATGTCCGGCTCCCTGAACATCACCTCGGCCACTGTCGACCCGGCCCTCCTCGATCTGCCCTGGAATCTGAGGCTGAACGACTGGCCCGACGAGTACATCGCCGCACTGCCCAAGGGCATCTCGCGGCACACCGTCCGCTTCGCGCACCTCTCGGGGCACGTCGTCGCCGTCAAGGAGACGACCGCCGAGATGGCGCGCCGCGAGTACGAGATGCTCAAGACCCTCCAGCGACTCGACGTCCCCTGCGTCGTCCCCGGCGCGGTCATCACGAACCGCAGCGACGACGAGGGCGGTGAGCTGCCCGCCGTCCTCGTGACGCGGCACCTCAAGTTCTCGCTCCCCTACCGCGCGCTGTTCTCGCAGACACTGCGCCCCGACACGGCGACCCGCCTCGTGGACGCGCTCGCGCTGCTCCTGGTGCGCCTGCACGTCATCGGGTTCTTCTGGGGTGACGTCTCGCTCTCGAACACCCTCTTCCGTCGCGACGCGGGCGCCTTCGCCGCCTACCTGGTCGACGCCGAGACCGGTCAGCTCTACACGGGCGGGCTCTCGAACGGGCAGCGCGAGAACGACCTCGAGATCGCCCGCGTGAACATCGCCGGCGAGCTGCTCGACCTCGAGGCGGGCGGGCGCGTCGACGACGATCTCGACCCCATCACGGTGTCGGACGGGATCGTCGCCGCCTACCGGAGCCTCTGGAAGGAGCTCACGGGCGTCGAGTCCTTCGCGACCTCGGAGCGCTGGCGCATCAACGACCGGGTGAACCGCCTCAACGACCTCGGCTTCGACATCGAGGAGCTGGCGATCAAGACCGACGAGGCGGGCTCGACGGTGCGGATCCAGCCCAAGGTCGTCGACGCCGGCCACCACCAGCGCCGCCTGCTCCGCCTGACGGGGCTGGACGCCCAGGAGAACCAGGCGCGGCGCCTGCTGAACGACCTCGACTCGTACACGGCGACCTACGACAAGCAGGGCCTGGACGAGGAGATGGTGGCGCACGAGTGGCTCGCCCAGGTCTTCGAGCCGGTCATCCGCTCGATCCCGCGGGATCTGAAGGGGCGTCTCGAGCCGGCGGAGATGTTCCACCAGCTGCTCGAGCACCGCTGGTTCATGTCGCAGCAGCAGGCGCGCGATGTGCCGCTGGCGGAGGCGGTCACCGCGTACGTGAACGACATCCTCCGCCACCGCCGCGACGAGGCGACGATCATCGCGCCTCCGACCGAGGCGCTCACCCTGCCCAACCTCGTCATCGACGAGGCGGGCGACGCCGAGCTGACCGACGAGGACGCCGACGTCGACTGGACGAAGAACGTCTGA
- a CDS encoding response regulator transcription factor encodes MTSILLVEDESALSEPLSYLLEREGYDVTVAEDGTRAVAAFDEGDYDLILLDLMLPGMPGTEVCREIRTRSSIPIIMVTAKDSEVDIVVGLELGADDYVTKPYSTRELLARIRAVLRRRTEDPGEERIVVAGPVKMDIERHTVEVDGVETPMPLKEFELLEMLLRNAGRVLTRGQLIDRVWGSDYFGDTKTLDVHVKRIRSKIEKTPKEPMLLVTVRGLGYRFDA; translated from the coding sequence GTGACCAGCATCCTGCTCGTCGAGGACGAGAGCGCCCTCAGCGAGCCCCTCAGCTACCTGCTCGAACGAGAGGGATACGACGTCACCGTCGCCGAGGACGGCACGCGCGCCGTCGCCGCCTTCGACGAGGGCGACTACGACCTGATCCTGCTCGACCTGATGCTCCCCGGCATGCCCGGAACGGAGGTCTGCCGAGAGATCCGCACCCGCTCCTCCATCCCGATCATCATGGTCACCGCGAAGGACTCGGAGGTCGACATCGTCGTGGGACTCGAGCTCGGCGCCGACGACTACGTCACCAAGCCCTACTCGACCCGCGAACTGCTCGCCCGCATCCGCGCGGTCCTCCGCCGCCGCACAGAGGACCCGGGAGAGGAGCGCATCGTCGTCGCCGGCCCCGTCAAGATGGACATCGAACGCCACACGGTCGAGGTCGACGGAGTCGAGACCCCCATGCCCCTCAAGGAGTTCGAACTCCTCGAGATGCTCCTCCGCAACGCCGGCCGAGTCCTCACCCGCGGCCAGCTCATCGACCGCGTCTGGGGCAGCGACTACTTCGGCGACACCAAGACCCTCGACGTCCACGTGAAGCGCATCCGCTCGAAGATCGAGAAGACGCCTAAGGAGCCGATGCTCTTGGTTACCGTCCGCGGCCTCGGCTACCGCTTCGACGCATGA
- the rlmB gene encoding 23S rRNA (guanosine(2251)-2'-O)-methyltransferase RlmB, with translation MANKDNRPGAVRKKSRGKAVGSGGQGRQALEGKKPTPKAEDRPYHPAGKAKAARERFIAAGGKGRPGSALSAAARGQGRPTGPRKPKSGDESEMVTGRNSVLEALRAKIPATTLYLATRIEMDDRVKEALKLATARGLPVLEVMRPELDRLAGPDSVHQGLVLKVPPYEYAHPSDLLERSVSRGALPLLVALDGITDPRNLGAIIRSVAAFGGQGVIVPQRRSVGLNSAAWKTSAGAAARVPVAMAANLTQMIKDYKREGVFVIGLDGDGDTMLPGLELADRPLLVIVGSEGKGLSRLVTEQCDAVVSIPISSAAESLNAGIAASVALYEISKLRASSE, from the coding sequence ATGGCGAATAAGGACAACCGCCCAGGAGCGGTCCGGAAGAAGAGCAGGGGCAAGGCCGTCGGCTCCGGCGGCCAGGGCCGACAGGCGCTCGAGGGCAAGAAGCCGACGCCGAAGGCCGAGGACCGCCCGTACCACCCCGCAGGCAAGGCGAAGGCGGCGCGCGAGCGCTTCATCGCCGCCGGCGGCAAGGGCCGTCCGGGCAGCGCGCTCTCCGCCGCCGCCCGCGGACAGGGCCGGCCCACCGGGCCCCGCAAGCCCAAGAGCGGCGACGAGTCCGAGATGGTGACGGGCCGCAACTCCGTCCTCGAGGCGCTGCGGGCGAAGATCCCCGCGACGACCCTCTACCTCGCGACCCGCATCGAGATGGACGACCGTGTGAAGGAGGCGCTCAAGCTCGCCACCGCGCGCGGCCTCCCCGTGCTCGAGGTCATGCGTCCCGAGCTCGACCGCCTCGCCGGCCCCGACTCGGTGCACCAGGGCCTCGTGCTGAAGGTGCCGCCGTACGAGTACGCGCACCCGAGCGACCTGCTCGAGCGGAGCGTCTCGCGGGGTGCCCTGCCGCTGCTCGTCGCGCTCGACGGCATCACCGACCCCCGCAACCTCGGAGCGATCATCCGCTCGGTCGCGGCGTTCGGCGGACAGGGCGTCATCGTCCCGCAGCGCCGCTCGGTCGGCCTCAACTCGGCCGCCTGGAAGACGTCGGCGGGAGCGGCGGCGCGCGTCCCCGTGGCGATGGCCGCGAACCTCACGCAGATGATCAAGGACTACAAGCGCGAGGGCGTCTTCGTGATCGGCCTCGACGGCGACGGCGACACCATGCTGCCGGGTCTCGAGCTCGCCGACCGCCCGCTGCTCGTCATCGTCGGCAGCGAGGGCAAGGGCCTCTCGCGCCTCGTCACCGAGCAGTGCGACGCGGTCGTCTCCATCCCGATCAGCTCGGCGGCGGAGTCGCTCAACGCGGGCATCGCGGCCTCCGTAGCCCTCTACGAGATCTCGAAGCTCCGCGCCTCTTCGGAGTAG
- a CDS encoding phosphoglyceromutase — MSETYTLILVRHGNSEWNQKNLFTGWVDVRLTEQGIAEATRAGELLTEAGLHPDIVYTSRQTRAIQTANIALETADRLWIDVKRSWRLNERHYGALQGKDKAQTLAEYGPEQFQTWRRSFDVPPPPLDDDDQYSQAHDERYADLGDALPRTESLKLVIERMLPYWESDIKPDLASGKTVMITAHGNSLRALVKTLDGISDSDIAELNIPTGIPLVYTLDENFEPTEPARYLDPEAAAAGAAAVAAQGAKK, encoded by the coding sequence ATGTCCGAGACCTACACCCTCATCCTCGTGCGCCACGGCAACAGCGAGTGGAACCAGAAGAACCTGTTCACCGGCTGGGTCGACGTGCGACTGACCGAGCAGGGCATCGCCGAGGCGACCCGCGCCGGCGAGCTCCTGACCGAGGCGGGGCTGCACCCCGACATCGTCTACACCTCCCGACAGACGCGCGCGATCCAGACGGCGAACATCGCCCTCGAGACCGCGGACCGCCTCTGGATCGACGTCAAGCGCTCCTGGCGCCTCAACGAGCGCCACTACGGCGCGCTGCAGGGGAAGGACAAGGCGCAGACCCTCGCCGAGTACGGCCCCGAGCAGTTCCAGACCTGGCGTCGCTCGTTCGATGTGCCGCCGCCCCCGCTCGACGACGACGACCAGTACTCGCAGGCCCACGACGAGCGCTACGCCGACCTCGGCGACGCCCTCCCGCGCACCGAGTCGCTGAAGCTGGTCATCGAGCGGATGCTCCCGTACTGGGAGTCCGACATCAAGCCGGACCTCGCCTCGGGCAAGACCGTCATGATCACTGCGCACGGCAACTCGCTGCGCGCTCTGGTGAAGACTCTCGACGGCATCTCCGACTCCGACATCGCCGAGCTCAACATCCCCACGGGGATCCCGCTCGTCTACACCCTCGACGAGAACTTCGAGCCGACCGAGCCGGCTCGCTACCTCGACCCGGAGGCGGCCGCCGCGGGTGCCGCCGCCGTCGCCGCCCAGGGCGCCAAGAAGTAG
- the phoU gene encoding phosphate signaling complex protein PhoU, with protein MREVFQQELAEVQDRLVEISGLVEIAIEKATQAFNHSDVSLAEEVIASDARIDELAISLDELAIDILARQGPVARDLRTVVSALRISASLERMGDIAEHIAQLSRYRFPDKVVPKSLRPTFVEMGRLDVVVAHKLTELLRSQDARIAEEIRDEDDKIDELHVSVFDKVLSEAWKGQAADTVDATLASRYHERFADHAVSIAKKVQYLISGDYA; from the coding sequence ATGCGCGAAGTTTTCCAGCAGGAGCTGGCCGAAGTCCAGGACCGCCTCGTCGAGATCTCGGGACTCGTCGAGATCGCGATCGAGAAGGCGACCCAGGCGTTCAACCACTCCGACGTCTCTCTCGCCGAGGAGGTCATCGCGAGCGACGCGCGCATCGACGAGCTGGCGATCAGCCTCGACGAGCTGGCGATCGACATCCTCGCCCGTCAGGGACCGGTCGCGCGCGACCTCCGCACCGTCGTCTCCGCCCTCCGCATCAGCGCCTCCCTCGAGCGGATGGGCGACATCGCCGAACACATCGCGCAGCTCTCGCGCTACCGCTTCCCCGACAAGGTCGTGCCCAAGAGCCTCCGCCCGACCTTCGTCGAGATGGGACGCCTCGACGTCGTCGTCGCGCACAAGCTCACCGAGCTCCTCCGCTCGCAGGACGCGCGCATCGCGGAGGAGATCCGCGACGAGGACGACAAGATCGACGAGCTGCACGTCAGCGTCTTCGACAAGGTCCTCAGCGAGGCCTGGAAGGGCCAGGCCGCCGACACCGTCGACGCCACCCTCGCCAGCCGCTACCACGAGCGCTTCGCCGACCACGCCGTGTCGATCGCCAAGAAGGTGCAGTACCTGATCTCAGGCGACTACGCCTGA
- the ugpC gene encoding sn-glycerol-3-phosphate ABC transporter ATP-binding protein UgpC: protein MASVTFDHASRVYPGATRASVDKLNLEVGDGEFLVLVGPSGCGKSTSLRMLAGLEEVNEGRILIGDRNVTDVPPKDRDIAMVFQNYALYPHMSVAENMGFALKIAGVNKDERAARVLEAAKMLDLEPYLNRKPKALSGGQRQRVAMGRAIVRKPQVFLMDEPLSNLDAKLRVSTRTQIGTLQRRLGITTVYVTHDQTEALTMGDRIAVLKDGLLQQVGTPRDLYENPNNVFVAGFIGSPAMNLFHADVTDGGVKFGDTVLPIAREALAKTSQKVVTLGVRPEDVTVSTQPGGLPIEVDLIEELGSDGYLYGHTEVEGRRTDIVARVDGRVHPTAGDRVYVTANHRVHIFDGESGLRLS, encoded by the coding sequence ATGGCGTCCGTAACTTTCGACCACGCGTCCCGCGTCTACCCCGGGGCCACGCGTGCCTCCGTCGACAAGCTCAACCTCGAGGTCGGAGACGGCGAGTTCCTCGTCCTCGTCGGCCCCTCCGGCTGCGGCAAGTCCACCTCCCTCCGCATGCTCGCAGGCCTCGAAGAGGTCAACGAGGGCCGCATCCTCATCGGCGACCGCAACGTTACGGACGTTCCGCCGAAGGACCGCGACATCGCGATGGTGTTCCAGAACTACGCGCTCTACCCGCACATGTCGGTCGCCGAGAACATGGGCTTCGCGCTCAAGATCGCCGGCGTCAACAAGGACGAGCGCGCCGCCCGCGTCCTCGAGGCCGCGAAGATGCTCGACCTCGAGCCGTACCTGAACCGCAAGCCCAAGGCCCTCTCGGGTGGTCAGCGTCAGCGCGTCGCGATGGGCCGCGCCATCGTCCGCAAGCCCCAGGTCTTCCTCATGGACGAGCCGCTGTCGAACCTCGACGCCAAGCTCCGCGTCTCGACCCGCACCCAGATCGGCACCCTCCAGCGCCGCCTGGGCATCACCACGGTCTACGTCACCCACGACCAGACCGAGGCGCTCACCATGGGCGACCGCATCGCGGTCCTCAAGGACGGCCTCCTCCAGCAGGTCGGCACCCCGCGCGACCTCTACGAGAACCCGAACAACGTCTTCGTGGCCGGCTTCATCGGCTCGCCCGCGATGAACCTGTTCCACGCCGACGTCACCGACGGTGGCGTCAAGTTCGGCGACACCGTCCTCCCGATCGCCCGCGAGGCGCTCGCGAAGACCTCGCAGAAGGTCGTCACGCTCGGCGTCCGCCCCGAGGACGTCACCGTCTCGACCCAGCCCGGCGGCCTGCCGATCGAGGTCGACCTCATCGAGGAGCTCGGCTCGGACGGCTACCTCTACGGCCACACCGAGGTCGAGGGTCGCCGCACCGACATCGTCGCGCGCGTCGACGGCCGCGTGCACCCGACCGCGGGCGACCGCGTCTACGTGACCGCGAACCACCGCGTGCACATCTTCGACGGCGAGTCGGGTCTGCGCCTCTCCTGA
- the cysS gene encoding cysteine--tRNA ligase, with protein MTLRLHDSKAQALVDFVPLRTNEVGMYVCGPTVQSSPHIGHLRSALVYDQLRRWLHYRGFRVTLVRNVTDIDDKILAIAEESRRSAPVGAPSEQWWALAYRVELEFTAAYNSLGILPPTYEPRATASIAEMIALVQRLIELGHAYPAPDESGDVYFDTRSWPDYGSLTHQRLESMEAATDADPRGKRDPHDFALWKGIKPDEPESASWASPWGAGRPGWHIECSAMSTKYLGTQFDIHGGGLDLRFPHHENELAQSGAAGYAFASYWLHNGLVSVTGQKMSKSLGNSVFASELLGSARPLVVRYYLGSAHYRSTLEFHDGALEEAEAALERIEGFLDRSRRRLEGTRFATLGEPVVPEAFAEAMDDDLSIPQAIGVLHETVRAGNAALDAEDLGTVSSLRTQVLAMASVLGIDPEAPEWARSDDEPTYRALSVLVDRLVADRQTAREQRDWAAADRIRTDLAAAGITIEDTQTGAHWSLDGE; from the coding sequence GTGACTCTGCGACTGCATGACTCGAAGGCCCAGGCCCTCGTCGATTTCGTCCCCCTCCGCACGAACGAGGTCGGGATGTACGTCTGCGGACCCACCGTGCAGTCCTCTCCCCACATCGGACACCTCCGCTCCGCGCTCGTCTACGACCAGCTGCGGCGCTGGCTGCACTACCGCGGCTTCCGGGTGACCCTCGTGCGCAACGTCACCGACATCGACGACAAGATCCTCGCGATCGCCGAGGAGTCGCGCCGCTCCGCTCCCGTCGGCGCCCCGTCCGAGCAGTGGTGGGCGCTCGCCTACCGCGTCGAGCTCGAGTTCACGGCGGCCTACAACTCCCTCGGCATCCTGCCCCCCACCTACGAGCCGCGCGCGACGGCGAGCATCGCCGAGATGATCGCCCTGGTCCAGCGCCTCATCGAGCTCGGCCACGCCTACCCCGCGCCCGACGAGTCCGGCGACGTCTACTTCGACACGCGCTCGTGGCCCGACTACGGCTCGCTCACCCACCAGCGCCTCGAGAGCATGGAGGCGGCGACCGACGCCGATCCGCGCGGCAAGCGCGACCCGCACGACTTCGCCCTGTGGAAGGGCATCAAGCCCGACGAGCCGGAGTCGGCCTCGTGGGCGTCGCCGTGGGGCGCCGGCCGCCCGGGCTGGCACATCGAGTGCTCCGCGATGTCGACGAAGTACCTCGGCACGCAGTTCGACATCCACGGCGGCGGGCTCGACCTGCGCTTCCCGCACCACGAGAACGAGCTGGCGCAGTCGGGCGCCGCGGGCTACGCCTTCGCGAGCTACTGGCTGCACAACGGGCTCGTCTCGGTGACGGGTCAGAAGATGAGCAAGTCGCTCGGCAACTCCGTGTTCGCCTCCGAGCTGCTGGGCTCGGCGCGCCCGCTCGTCGTGCGCTACTACCTCGGCTCGGCGCACTACCGGTCGACCCTCGAGTTCCACGACGGGGCGCTCGAGGAGGCGGAGGCGGCGCTCGAGCGCATCGAGGGCTTCCTCGACCGCTCGCGCCGACGCCTCGAGGGCACCCGCTTCGCGACCCTCGGCGAGCCCGTGGTCCCCGAGGCGTTCGCCGAGGCGATGGACGACGACCTCTCGATCCCGCAGGCCATCGGCGTCCTGCACGAGACGGTCAGGGCCGGCAACGCCGCCCTCGACGCCGAGGACCTCGGGACGGTGTCGTCGCTGCGCACGCAGGTGCTCGCGATGGCGTCCGTCCTCGGCATCGATCCGGAGGCGCCCGAGTGGGCGCGTTCCGACGACGAGCCGACCTACCGGGCGCTCAGCGTCCTGGTCGACCGGCTGGTCGCCGACCGCCAGACCGCGCGGGAGCAGCGCGACTGGGCGGCCGCCGACCGCATCCGAACCGATCTCGCCGCGGCGGGAATCACGATCGAAGACACCCAGACGGGTGCACATTGGAGTCTCGATGGCGAATAA